The proteins below are encoded in one region of Saccopteryx leptura isolate mSacLep1 chromosome 1, mSacLep1_pri_phased_curated, whole genome shotgun sequence:
- the KLHL35 gene encoding LOW QUALITY PROTEIN: kelch-like protein 35 (The sequence of the model RefSeq protein was modified relative to this genomic sequence to represent the inferred CDS: inserted 13 bases in 9 codons; deleted 2 bases in 1 codon; substituted 2 bases at 2 genomic stop codons), whose product MHGPTMISTIIKNTDTALAASSPFVLLQRSLSSSLGRAAGTLEPRVPAAEQTGVGCKSSSCGSSDAVSFTQQDVEGPFLKESEPGAETPNAGXLHVQRVLQRLSAYWRNGTLTDVGLXALGRDFPCHRTALCPGSTYFCSLSTAGRPERGLAVVPAEPETPRAGQTGAAAALAVVLNTVRGAEVRLRAEDAAAAALELAERLNVAGLRETCVLFLXGRLRSVSSLALRRVAAAFLLPFLTEGCGRALRQAFTXVVRPASFLEQAPEEVAAQLADPALVVPRREATFEGAMRCVRHYAPDRRGQLRRLLEHVRLPLLAPDYXLEVEADELLWACGECRPLPLEXRACLFLGRETAGLRTGPRRFMDLAEVIVIIGSCDLKGLLKLPFISAYHPESQRWTPLPSLPGYMCSEFAACTLRNDICVSGGHINSDDVWMFSFHLHTCIKVASLHKGRWRHKMAVLQGQLLEVGGFDGLQRLRSVERCDPFSNTWAAVVPLPGAVSSAAVVPXTGRLYVIGGTGQDGISTDKVQCFDPEEDQWSLRXPAPFSQRCLAAVSLEDTISVXGGLMSKVFTDSHGKDVWGEAAVLPSPVESCGMXLCDGKVHILGGQDDHGESTNGVFTFDPSSGQVEXQSSLQCCTSSRGCVTIVQSLGK is encoded by the exons ATGCATGGGCCCACAATGATATCTACTATCATCAAGAACACAGAcacggccctggcag CATCCAGCCCCTTTGTGCTGTTGCAGCGGAGCCTGAGCAGCAGTCTAGGCAGAGCGGCAGGGACACTGGAGCCCAGAGTCCCAGCGGCAGAACAGACAGGAGTGGGTTGCAAGAGCAGCAGCT GTGGAAGTTCCGACGCTGTGTCCTTTACCCAGCAGGATGTAGAGGGCCCCTTCCTGAAGGAGTCAGAGCCAGGCGCTGAGACCCCGAACGCGG GCCTCCACGTGCAGCGCGTCCTGCAGAGGCTCAGCGCCTACTGGCGGAATGGCACCCTCACCGACGTGGGGCT AGCACTGGGCCGGGACTTTCCATGCCACCGAACAGCGCTCTGCCCGGGCAGCACCTACTTCTGCAGCCTGTCCACAGCCGGGCGGCCGGAGCGTGGCCTGGCCGTGGTGCCGGCGGAGCCCGAGACGCCGCGCGCGGGGCAGACAGGAGCGGCAGCGGCGCTGGCCGTGGTGCTCAACACCGTGCGCGGTGCGGAAGTGCGGCTGCGCGCGGAGGACGCGGCGGCCGCGGCGCTGGAGCTGGCCGAGCGGCTGAACGTGGCGGGTCTGCGCGAGACCTGCGTGCTCTTCC GGGGCCGCCTGCGCTCGGTCAGCAGCCTGGCGCTGCGCCGCGTGGCCGCAGCCTTCTTGCTCCCCTTTTTGACCGAGGGCTGCGGCCGCGCGCTGCGCCAGGCTTTCACTTAAGTGGTGCGCCCCGCCAGCTTCCTGGAGCAGGCGCCCGAGGAGGTGGCCGCGCAGTTGGCGGACCCGGCGCTGGTAGTGCCTCGCCGAGAGGCCACGTTCGAGGGGGCCATGCGCTGCGTGCGCCACTACGCGCCTGACCGACGCGGACAGCTGCGGCGCCTGCTGGAGCACGTGCGCCTGCCCTTGCTGGCTCCCGACTA CCTGGAGGTGGAGGCTGACGAACTGCTGTGGGCCTGCGGCGAGTGCCGCCCACTGCCGCTCG GCCGCGCCTGCCTCTTCTTGGGCCGGGAAACCGCCGGACTGCGAACGGGGCCACGGAG ATTCATGGATTTAGCTGAAGTGATTGTGATCATTGGCAGTTGTGACCTCAAGGGGCTCCTGAAGTTGCCCTTCATCAGTGCCTACCACCCAGAAAGCCAGCGCTGGACCCCACTGCCTAGCCTACCTGGCTACATGTGCTCAGAATTCGCTGCCTGTACTCTCCGCAATGACATCTGTGTCTCAG gAGGCCACATCAACAGCGATGATGTGTGGATGTTTAGCTTCCATCTGCACACCTGCATCAAAGTGGCCTCACTGCACAAGGGCAGGTGGAGGCACAAGATGGCGGTCTTGCAGGGGCAG CTGTTAGAGGTGGGCGGCTTTGATGGCCTGCAGCGCCTGCGAAGTGTGGAGCGCTGTGACCCTTTCTCCAACACCTGGGCTGCCGTGGTGCCGCTCCCAGGGGCCGTGAGCTCAGCAGCAGTGGTGCC CACTGGCCGGCTCTATGTAATCGGGGGCACCGGGCAGGATGGCATCAGCACAGACAAG GTGCAGTGCTTTGACCCTGAGGAGGACCAGTGGAGCCTGCGGTAACCAGCGCCCTTCTCACAGCGATGTCTTGCGGCTGTC TCCCTCGAGGACACCATCTCCG GTGGGGGCCTCATGAGCAAAGTCTTCACCGACAGCCATGGTAAAGATGTCTGGGGGGAGGCAGCTGTCCTCCCCAGCCCCGTG GAGAGCTGTGGCAT ATTGTGTGATGGGAAGGTCCACATCCTTGGTGGGCAGGATGATCACGGGGAAAGCACCAACGGGGTCTTCACCTTTGACCCCAGCAGTGGGCAGGTGG GCCAGTCGTCCCTGCAGTGCTGCACCAGCTCCCGCGGCTGCGTCACCATTGTCCAGAGCCTGGGAAAGTGA